In Streptomyces violaceusniger Tu 4113, one DNA window encodes the following:
- a CDS encoding aldo/keto reductase yields the protein MTASLAHATGSFEIAGKKVGRLGFGAMRLTGLGVWGEPDDREECLRVVRRAVELGVQLIDTADSYGPHISEEIIREAIHPYPDDVLIATKAGLTRNGPDVIETDQGPVRRGPAAWPPVGRPEYLRQQAEMSLRRLGLDHIDLFQLHRVDPKVPLEDQVGELRALQDEGKIVAIGLSQVAVDQIEQARRIADIATVQNRYNLTDRGSADVLDHCTRHGIGFIPWAPVAAGRLTRPGGPVDRIASAHGATPSQVALAWLLAHSETTLPIPGTSKVAHLEDNVATAQLRLSGEEIAELTDAV from the coding sequence GTGACCGCATCCCTCGCCCACGCCACCGGCAGTTTCGAGATCGCCGGGAAGAAGGTGGGCCGGTTGGGCTTCGGCGCCATGCGACTCACCGGACTCGGCGTGTGGGGCGAACCAGACGACCGCGAGGAGTGCCTCCGCGTGGTCCGCCGCGCCGTCGAACTCGGCGTCCAGCTGATCGACACCGCCGATTCCTACGGGCCGCACATCAGCGAGGAGATCATCCGGGAGGCCATCCACCCCTACCCGGACGACGTCCTCATCGCCACCAAGGCCGGTCTCACCCGCAACGGCCCCGACGTGATCGAGACCGATCAGGGACCGGTGCGCCGGGGCCCCGCGGCATGGCCGCCGGTCGGGCGCCCGGAATACCTGCGCCAGCAGGCCGAGATGAGCCTGCGGCGCCTCGGCCTGGACCACATCGACCTGTTCCAGCTGCACCGCGTCGACCCGAAAGTCCCGCTGGAGGACCAGGTCGGTGAATTGAGGGCACTCCAGGACGAAGGCAAGATCGTCGCGATCGGCCTCTCCCAGGTCGCCGTCGACCAGATCGAGCAGGCCCGGCGGATCGCCGACATCGCCACCGTCCAGAACCGCTACAACCTCACCGACCGCGGCTCCGCCGACGTTCTCGACCACTGCACCCGCCACGGCATCGGCTTCATCCCCTGGGCCCCGGTGGCCGCCGGCCGACTCACCCGGCCCGGCGGACCGGTCGACCGCATCGCCTCCGCACACGGCGCCACCCCCTCCCAGGTCGCACTCGCCTGGCTGCTGGCCCACTCCGAGACCACGCTGCCCATCCCCGGCACCTCCAAGGTGGCCCACCTCGAGGACAATGTGGCCACGGCACAACTGCGCCTGAGCGGCGAAGAGATCGCCGAACTCACCGACGCCGTATGA
- a CDS encoding alpha/beta fold hydrolase, with amino-acid sequence MWRAHLPLLAEAGVRAIALDLPGHGAALVPDERVVAPWADVLATLDHLGVDRFVLAGNSLGALVALQVAVTAPGRVAGLVLVGYRPHDQPPSPRLRRPGTARERHWTPATSTPPYGQASTPGRRRTHPAKRGRTRPACCATSCGPNSPMANGPGRRTRWTRTRPRCAHSASRPWWASASATCPTSSTGARVWRVSWARVEWWSSRARDISHRWNNPRRSAHCWCMS; translated from the coding sequence ATGTGGCGGGCGCACCTTCCGCTGCTCGCCGAGGCAGGCGTCCGGGCGATCGCCCTGGACCTGCCCGGCCACGGTGCGGCGCTCGTGCCCGACGAGCGCGTGGTGGCACCCTGGGCGGACGTCCTCGCCACGCTCGACCACCTCGGGGTCGACCGCTTCGTGCTGGCCGGGAACTCGCTCGGCGCGCTGGTGGCGCTCCAGGTGGCCGTCACGGCACCCGGCCGGGTGGCGGGCCTGGTCCTGGTGGGCTACCGCCCCCATGACCAACCACCCTCCCCTCGCCTGCGGCGGCCTGGGACAGCGAGAGAACGGCACTGGACGCCGGCGACATCGACGCCGCCGTACGGGCAGGCGTCGACGCCTGGACGGCGGCGGACGCACCCCGCGAAGCGCGGGCGCACGCGGCCCGCATGCTGCGCGACCAGTTGCGGTCCCAACTCACCCATGGCGAACGGGCCCGGGCGGCGGACCCGCTGGACGAGGACCCGACCGCGCTGCGCACACTCGGCGTCCCGGCCGTGGTGGGCGTCGGCGAGCGCGACATGCCCGACTTCTTCCACGGGGGCGAGAGTCTGGCGCGTGAGCTGGGCGCGGGTGGAGTGGTGGTCATCCCGGGCGCGGGACATCTCGCACCGCTGGAACAACCCGCGGCGTTCTGCGCATTGCTGGTGCATGTCATGA
- a CDS encoding ArsR/SmtB family transcription factor, with the protein MARQLVHPDLRNVSIAQVLSALGDPARLRIMTVLGDGEEHPRGDFDIGVGPSTLSHHMKTLREAGLTQHRLEGTRCFVSLRKDAMRRFPELLESVLEAFTAEVSGVLRTTPR; encoded by the coding sequence ATGGCCCGTCAACTCGTTCACCCCGACCTGCGGAACGTCTCGATCGCCCAGGTTCTGTCGGCCCTGGGAGATCCGGCCAGGCTGCGGATCATGACGGTGCTGGGCGACGGCGAGGAGCATCCGCGTGGCGACTTCGACATCGGCGTGGGGCCGTCCACCCTGAGCCACCACATGAAGACGCTCCGCGAGGCAGGGCTGACCCAGCACCGCCTGGAGGGCACACGCTGCTTCGTGTCGCTGCGGAAGGACGCCATGCGGCGTTTCCCGGAGCTCCTGGAGAGCGTGCTGGAAGCGTTCACGGCCGAGGTTTCCGGGGTGCTCCGCACCACGCCGCGGTGA